CACTTATTCTCATTTTATAGGCGATGCGAGACTTAACCGCtcacacttatatatatatatatatgggttttgctaacgtacacccgcttatttttaagaaggtgtgtgttagcaagttataactaaaaagtagttaaatacaccttagggtgcatgttgctaatgcacaccttctaaaaaataagtgggtgtacgttagcaactcCTATATGCATTTGCTATAATACACCTACTTAATTTTTAGAAGGCGTGTGTTAGCAAATgataactaaaaagtagttaaatacaccttaaggtgtatgttgctaatgcacaccttcataaaaaatagtgggtgtgcattagcaaatccctatatatatatagggtatTGCTACAAGACACCCATGAAGGTGTTTGTTAGCATCAAACACCCAtagtaaaagacaaaaaatcaaagtaaaaGTTGATAGGTGTATTTTAGCATGAAACACCCAtagtaaaagacaaaaaaactgatttttccACCTATACaatctttttctcatttttccACCTATACAAAAATCTCTGCAATTTTTTTACTCAATcatctattttcattttatatagctaGAGATCCAAGATTAGACAAGTTTAGATAGACTCTCATACAAAATTACTTGCAGCATAACATTACTATCATAAATACATAATCCTACATAAAATCtcctatcaacaaaaaaatatagtgcCTAACATTGCTATTACAAAATAGACAGCAGCACAACTACTTGAAGAAGGCTATTTCTAACCCCTTCATGATCCTATCAAAgcaacaaaaagaagaaaaacaaagttAATATTAGTATTCAATAAATTTAGACATGAACAAAACAACATATAACAATTGAAACTTACTTATTAGGAGACTGAGAAGGCAatactttaatatttttctttttgtttggaCAATTTCTTGTGTCATGATCAGTTTGATTACAACCTGGAACATGACAATAACGAGGCTTCTTTGCACCTTCAACTCCTCCTTTTGGTCTTGATCTTGATCCTTTTGGTCGACCTTTGCTTTTTGTAACAACGGGATTTTCAACATCACAACCATCATTGTTTGCATCATCGGGTTGCAAATCAATTACATGTTCTTCACTTTCTGGCATATTTTTTATCTCTTTGACAACTTTTTCTAATTCTCTAATAGCAATTTGTTCTCGTTCTTTTGTCTTTGATGATTCAACTTCCAAACATCGAATTAGAGACTGAAACTCAGCAGAGGAACCACCATTGCAATTTACTACATGGCTAGATTTTGGGATCAATGAACTTTCTCGTCTCCATCGGAATGGAAGATATTTTGATGGGAggctaaaataatttttaagagTTAGAACTCGAATAGCATGTCTGCATAATATTCCagaaaattgaaattctttaCAAGAACAATGAATTGACTCTTTTTCTACTATCCAACTTACTAGACGACCACCATCATCTTTAGTATGATGTTTCACAATATAAGAACTGTTATCAATTTCAGTTGCTGCAT
This genomic interval from Trifolium pratense cultivar HEN17-A07 linkage group LG6, ARS_RC_1.1, whole genome shotgun sequence contains the following:
- the LOC123892320 gene encoding uncharacterized protein LOC123892320, whose amino-acid sequence is MMVVVYLPSKYLPFRWRRESSLIPKSSHVVNCNGGSSAEFQSLIRCLEVESSKTKEREQIAIRELEKVVKEIKNMPESEEHVIDLQPDDANNDGCDVENPVVTKSKGRPKGSRSRPKGGVEGAKKPRYCHVPGCNQTDHDTRNCPNKKKNIKVLPSQSPNK